ACCTGGAACCACAACAGGAGTTCGGTATGAGCCAAGCTACGGCGAAACTCCAGCCCCGCCTCAAGGATCGCCTGGAAAGCATCTGCGTTGAGATGATCGACAAGGGGATTCTCTATACCGAGGCGGTCGAGCAGTTCGAGAATTGCTTCATTGCGGAGATTGTAAGACGCAACGAAGGCCATCTCATGCGGGCTGCCGAGCGTCTGGGCATTCACCGCAATACCCTGGCCAAGAGGCTGATGCGCTATAAGGCAAAGAGCATGCGCAAAGCCGGGTAGCCCGACAGCTCCACGCAGGGCACCTGAGACCGTCAAAATCCACGCCGGCCAAACCATTGATTCCATATTTGCGGAATTGGCGATGAAATCCCTGGAGCGACAGCTTGCTGCCGCTTTAGGGTGAAGCATCGAGACATAAAATCAAGGAAGGCGCAGGCAAGGTGTCGCGCTGCAAGCACTTCCTCCCAAGTTCACCGCCAATCGGGCGGCCGCAGCCATTGACTA
This window of the Terriglobia bacterium genome carries:
- a CDS encoding helix-turn-helix domain-containing protein, producing MSQATAKLQPRLKDRLESICVEMIDKGILYTEAVEQFENCFIAEIVRRNEGHLMRAAERLGIHRNTLAKRLMRYKAKSMRKAG